The following are encoded in a window of Mycobacterium vicinigordonae genomic DNA:
- a CDS encoding polyketide synthase produces MTYGRSVTADSTEDHIVISGLAVEAPGGIDTPVSLWHALTESRELIGPFPRDRGWPLDDLFSVSEMDGWGPVHDAGGFLDNATTFDPALFGITHREALVMHPQQRVAMRVAWKALENTGINPGTLDGEFVGCFVGMSPMEYGPRASVADAFTGHRIASLGQLGGAARISHSLGLTGPSISLDTACASSLTAVHLAASAVAGDECDWALAGGVCVMGSPGAFYEFSRLNALSDDGHCRAYANDASGTVWGEGAGMVVVERESRAKRLGHQIYGRILAIRTNHNGKGKPILVPRVRAQEQIVRKTLDVVGIDPADIGMIEGHGTATQAGDPVELLALFKTYGAAGSEALLGSIKSNLGHPQAASGILGLIKLLLAGHYGQIPPTLYADNPTKVLDWDLVGLRLATKVHEWPAKDGFRYGATSSFGAGGANVHAIIEMPAPAGEVKK; encoded by the coding sequence ATGACCTACGGCCGGTCCGTGACAGCCGACTCGACCGAAGACCACATCGTCATCTCCGGGTTGGCAGTCGAGGCGCCCGGCGGCATCGACACGCCGGTCAGCTTGTGGCACGCGCTCACCGAATCCAGGGAGCTGATCGGCCCCTTCCCGCGGGACCGCGGCTGGCCACTCGACGACCTATTCTCGGTATCCGAGATGGACGGCTGGGGCCCGGTCCACGACGCCGGCGGTTTCCTCGACAACGCAACAACATTCGATCCGGCATTGTTCGGGATCACCCACCGTGAAGCACTTGTCATGCATCCCCAGCAGCGCGTCGCGATGCGCGTGGCGTGGAAAGCGCTGGAGAACACCGGCATCAATCCCGGGACGCTGGACGGCGAATTTGTGGGCTGCTTCGTCGGAATGTCACCGATGGAGTACGGGCCGCGCGCCTCGGTGGCCGATGCCTTCACCGGCCACCGGATCGCCAGTCTGGGCCAATTAGGCGGCGCCGCAAGGATTTCGCACAGCTTGGGCCTCACGGGCCCGTCCATCAGCCTCGACACCGCCTGCGCATCCTCGCTGACCGCGGTCCACCTGGCCGCCAGCGCAGTCGCCGGCGACGAGTGCGACTGGGCACTGGCGGGCGGGGTGTGCGTGATGGGTTCGCCAGGCGCTTTCTACGAATTCTCCCGGCTGAACGCGCTGTCCGACGACGGGCACTGTCGCGCTTACGCCAACGACGCCAGCGGCACGGTGTGGGGTGAAGGCGCGGGCATGGTGGTTGTCGAACGCGAGTCACGGGCAAAGCGGTTGGGCCACCAGATCTATGGGCGCATCCTCGCCATCCGCACCAACCACAACGGCAAGGGCAAGCCGATCCTGGTCCCCCGCGTGCGTGCGCAGGAACAGATCGTGCGCAAGACGCTCGACGTAGTGGGAATCGACCCTGCGGACATCGGGATGATCGAGGGACACGGCACCGCAACCCAGGCCGGCGACCCGGTGGAACTGCTGGCGCTTTTCAAGACCTACGGCGCAGCGGGGTCCGAGGCGCTGCTGGGCTCAATAAAATCCAACCTCGGCCATCCCCAGGCCGCCTCCGGAATACTCGGGCTGATCAAGCTGCTGCTGGCCGGCCACTACGGACAGATTCCGCCGACACTCTATGCCGACAACCCGACCAAGGTGCTGGACTGGGACCTGGTCGGGCTGCGGCTGGCCACCAAGGTTCACGAATGGCCAGCCAAGGACGGCTTCCGTTACGGCGCAACTTCGTCCTTCGGCGCGGGAGGCGCCAATGTCCACGCCATCATCGAAATGCCCGCACCGGCAGGGGAAGTGAAGAAGTGA
- a CDS encoding thioesterase II family protein: protein MPRTLGWIRQFHKPESPDSPTLLVFPHAGAGASAYRAFSKALSSKFDVIVFQYPGRQDRAAEPPLGSLPEIAAGAFEEFARSEHNRDVPVAAFGHSMGGWVAFEFVRIAEANGVEIGQLTVSAAVAPCNAANKPSHPESDEEILDHLAALEGTNSDVFGNRDLMRLALPVIKADYRACDAYTRDEDVRISAPIHALGGDQDPIVTLGDLYGWGKHTDSVEVTMFDGGHFFLNEHTHAIADVLTGELRQSGSKS, encoded by the coding sequence ATGCCGCGCACACTTGGGTGGATCAGGCAGTTCCACAAACCTGAATCGCCGGACAGCCCGACGCTGTTGGTGTTTCCCCACGCGGGCGCCGGCGCATCGGCTTACCGCGCCTTCTCCAAAGCTTTGAGCAGCAAATTCGACGTCATCGTATTCCAGTACCCCGGACGTCAGGACCGCGCGGCCGAACCACCGTTGGGTTCACTACCTGAAATCGCCGCCGGCGCCTTCGAGGAGTTCGCACGATCCGAACACAATCGCGATGTCCCCGTTGCGGCATTCGGGCACAGCATGGGCGGCTGGGTGGCGTTCGAGTTCGTCCGGATCGCCGAAGCCAACGGCGTCGAGATCGGCCAACTCACCGTCTCGGCCGCGGTCGCGCCGTGCAACGCGGCGAACAAGCCCTCCCACCCCGAGTCCGACGAGGAGATTCTCGACCACCTCGCGGCGCTGGAGGGCACCAACTCCGACGTCTTCGGCAACCGTGACCTGATGCGGCTGGCGCTGCCGGTCATCAAGGCGGACTATCGCGCCTGCGATGCTTACACGCGCGACGAGGACGTCAGGATCTCCGCGCCAATTCATGCGCTCGGCGGCGATCAGGATCCGATCGTCACGCTGGGTGACCTCTACGGATGGGGCAAGCACACCGACTCCGTCGAAGTGACGATGTTCGACGGTGGGCACTTCTTCCTCAACGAACACACCCACGCGATCGCTGACGTGCTGACCGGCGAACTGCGGCAGTCCGGGTCGAAGTCATGA
- the nbtC gene encoding nocobactin polyketide synthase NbtC produces MLRAEAAAVLAYVMSHPAVSPQAIAQMLFRTRAARKHRALAMVDGRDDLLAALRAVADGRDHPSVVSTHGSAPRRLAYVFPGQGSQRPGMGRLFYAMVPAFRAEADRCALAFAEQSGQSPLPYLLDDRLTTESDAGTVQPALFTQMAGLAAAWRSFGVTPHVTVGHSQGEIAAAYASGLITLADAVRIIGIRALAAREIESGDYSMAVAATDRDSCEDLLARCTGWAELSVVNSPTMTGISGDRDTVQDIVDALSERGVFARVIGVRYPAHTSLISGLGEAVRTASQHQLENPRFLDSEIHCLGSTLGAAITPDLPVDQYWFWNLRNTVRFDKAIAAAAELGVNTFVELAEHPTLQLAIQENLAACSGERDQPQVVGTSVRTATDLGEFTRNLALLAVHDLNYSWDHLRVDSNGPAAPLLADFPNTLMNETTLWLPYDEVLPRRKSATSPSDPAAPEVAAASPSTQPRLLAEQWVRLSRRSLSRPRSIGLIDHTGDCAELVDAVCTAAAEMGATARLIDSENTTAQADLDTHVILLPASPRLDTADAADRVAAFFAERKWWHGVHDGVTDCWLVTVAGEAVVDGDAPPDLVHAAASAGFRSVGAKYPGVRFRHIDLAAGSSAATAGPLLTALHTAGESELALRDDGLYAKRVVAGDGRVDGSPAPRPGHVLIVGGTGKLGLEFCGHFAQQGAQRITLVSRSGETAAVTERLRQIRSAAATHIDVTKCDLSDPASVSRLAEQYRGAPADVIIHGAVEYSGVELEDITADKVHSALSAKVVGIARILGDFPRTDDCRVVLCSSVSATVGGRGLALYAAGNRMLDALAHQLRAEGLDCVSVQWGHWKVHLDDSGLAMLAGLGVVPMAPADALRVGMTRLATNAAVAAFDLDRARSVLATCGRDSLLSQLSEPESQPAPQARAVAPVAVETPARASHRLLSLLAEAIGVDNADAIDTTVPMVVIGLDSLQALEFRRRVQKEFDHELDVADLLGGASIADVLAKLDA; encoded by the coding sequence CTGCTGCGCGCCGAGGCCGCCGCCGTCCTGGCCTATGTCATGTCGCACCCGGCCGTGTCACCACAGGCCATCGCGCAGATGCTGTTTCGCACCCGGGCGGCCCGCAAGCATCGCGCACTGGCCATGGTCGACGGCCGTGATGATCTGTTGGCAGCGCTGCGCGCGGTCGCCGATGGTCGCGACCATCCGTCGGTAGTGAGCACCCACGGATCGGCGCCCCGTCGGCTCGCGTACGTCTTTCCGGGCCAGGGCAGCCAGCGTCCCGGGATGGGGCGGCTGTTCTATGCGATGGTCCCCGCCTTCCGCGCCGAGGCGGACCGCTGCGCGCTGGCATTCGCGGAGCAATCGGGTCAGTCGCCACTGCCTTATCTACTCGACGACAGACTCACCACCGAGAGCGACGCTGGCACTGTGCAACCGGCCCTGTTCACGCAGATGGCTGGGCTGGCCGCGGCCTGGCGATCGTTCGGGGTCACCCCGCACGTGACCGTCGGACACAGCCAGGGCGAGATCGCCGCCGCCTACGCTTCGGGACTAATCACGTTGGCAGATGCGGTGCGCATCATCGGAATTCGAGCGTTGGCCGCCCGCGAGATCGAGTCAGGTGACTACTCGATGGCCGTCGCGGCGACCGACCGAGATAGCTGCGAGGACCTGCTGGCTCGGTGCACAGGCTGGGCGGAACTGTCGGTGGTCAATTCGCCGACGATGACCGGCATCTCGGGCGACCGCGACACTGTGCAGGACATCGTGGATGCGTTATCCGAGCGCGGTGTGTTCGCGCGGGTCATCGGTGTCCGGTATCCGGCTCACACCAGCCTGATCAGCGGACTCGGCGAGGCGGTACGTACTGCCTCGCAGCATCAACTGGAGAATCCTAGATTCCTGGACAGCGAAATCCACTGTCTCGGGTCCACTCTGGGCGCGGCGATAACACCGGACCTACCAGTGGACCAGTACTGGTTCTGGAACCTTCGCAACACGGTGCGGTTCGACAAGGCGATCGCCGCGGCCGCTGAACTGGGTGTCAACACATTTGTCGAACTGGCGGAGCACCCCACCCTGCAACTGGCAATCCAAGAGAACCTTGCCGCCTGCAGCGGTGAGCGCGACCAACCCCAGGTGGTCGGCACGTCCGTTCGGACCGCCACCGACCTCGGCGAATTCACCAGGAATCTTGCACTTTTGGCGGTGCACGACCTGAACTACTCGTGGGATCATCTCCGCGTCGACTCCAACGGCCCCGCCGCCCCACTGCTGGCGGACTTCCCCAATACCTTGATGAACGAGACCACGCTGTGGCTGCCCTACGACGAGGTGCTGCCGCGGCGCAAGAGCGCCACGTCGCCCAGCGACCCCGCGGCGCCCGAGGTTGCCGCGGCTTCGCCTTCGACACAGCCGCGGCTGCTCGCGGAGCAGTGGGTGCGCCTGTCACGGCGGTCGCTGAGCCGGCCGCGGTCTATCGGGCTCATAGACCACACCGGAGACTGCGCCGAGCTGGTCGACGCAGTGTGCACGGCGGCCGCCGAAATGGGCGCAACGGCTCGGTTAATCGACAGCGAGAATACTACCGCCCAAGCGGATTTGGACACTCACGTCATCCTGCTTCCGGCTTCGCCCAGGCTGGATACCGCCGACGCGGCGGACCGAGTCGCCGCTTTCTTCGCCGAGCGCAAGTGGTGGCACGGTGTGCACGACGGAGTCACCGATTGCTGGTTGGTGACTGTGGCCGGCGAGGCTGTCGTCGACGGTGACGCGCCACCGGACCTCGTCCATGCGGCGGCCAGCGCGGGATTTCGCAGCGTCGGCGCCAAATATCCGGGCGTGCGGTTCCGCCATATCGACCTGGCCGCCGGATCGTCGGCGGCAACGGCGGGCCCTTTGCTCACGGCACTGCACACCGCCGGCGAATCCGAACTCGCGCTGCGCGACGACGGATTGTACGCCAAGCGCGTCGTTGCCGGCGACGGCCGCGTCGACGGTTCGCCGGCCCCGCGTCCGGGACACGTGCTGATCGTCGGCGGCACCGGGAAACTCGGACTGGAGTTTTGCGGGCACTTCGCACAACAAGGGGCCCAACGCATCACGCTGGTCAGCAGATCCGGTGAGACCGCAGCCGTGACCGAGCGACTGCGCCAGATCCGTTCCGCCGCAGCAACTCACATCGATGTTACCAAGTGCGACCTCAGCGATCCGGCTTCGGTGTCACGGTTGGCCGAACAGTACCGTGGCGCTCCCGCGGACGTGATAATCCATGGCGCGGTGGAGTATTCAGGTGTCGAACTCGAAGACATCACCGCCGACAAGGTGCACTCCGCGCTGAGTGCCAAGGTTGTCGGGATCGCACGGATTCTCGGTGACTTCCCCCGAACCGACGACTGTCGCGTAGTCCTGTGCTCGTCGGTGTCAGCCACCGTCGGCGGCCGCGGCTTGGCGTTGTACGCCGCGGGCAACCGCATGCTCGACGCGCTGGCGCACCAGCTTCGGGCCGAGGGCCTGGACTGCGTGTCGGTGCAATGGGGGCACTGGAAGGTGCACCTCGACGACTCGGGTCTGGCCATGCTGGCCGGTCTAGGAGTGGTGCCGATGGCGCCCGCGGACGCGCTGAGGGTCGGGATGACCAGACTCGCCACGAATGCCGCTGTCGCCGCGTTCGACCTGGACCGCGCCCGATCGGTACTCGCGACATGCGGTCGTGACTCTCTGTTGTCGCAGCTTTCTGAACCCGAGTCTCAGCCCGCACCGCAGGCTCGGGCTGTCGCCCCCGTTGCCGTCGAGACACCCGCCCGGGCGTCGCATCGGCTGCTAAGCCTGCTGGCGGAGGCCATCGGGGTGGACAATGCGGATGCCATCGACACCACCGTTCCGATGGTGGTGATCGGCCTGGATTCGTTGCAGGCACTCGAGTTTCGCCGGCGCGTCCAGAAGGAGTTCGACCACGAGCTCGATGTCGCGGACCTGCTGGGTGGAGCTTCGATCGCCGACGTGCTGGCCAAGCTCGACGCCTGA
- a CDS encoding MbtH family protein, with protein MSINPFDDDDGMFYVLTNDEEQHSLWPAYIDRPSGWWVVFGADSRPNCLAYVEQSWTDMRPKSLRDAMAAV; from the coding sequence GTGAGTATCAATCCGTTTGATGACGACGACGGCATGTTCTATGTCTTGACCAACGACGAGGAACAGCACAGCCTTTGGCCGGCGTACATCGATCGGCCGTCCGGCTGGTGGGTTGTCTTCGGCGCTGACAGCCGACCCAACTGTCTGGCGTATGTCGAGCAGTCCTGGACGGATATGCGGCCCAAAAGCCTTCGCGACGCGATGGCTGCCGTCTGA